The Suricata suricatta isolate VVHF042 chromosome 16, meerkat_22Aug2017_6uvM2_HiC, whole genome shotgun sequence genome contains the following window.
CGGCGCGGACGGACGGGGCTCGGGTGAGCGGAGGGGCGGCACGTTCTGGGACCTTCCGCACTTTGCTTTCATCGCTCGCTCCTCTGAGTGCAAAGGCGGCGGAGCGCATTCACTCCCCGCGGATATGTGCCGAAGTTCCGGCTATCGGCGTTGATGGGATGAGGTGTGCAAGGATTTCCTAGGCGCTGGTACAAATGCTTGGAGGTGGGAATGAGTTCGGAGCGTTCCAGGAACCGTAGCCCCCCTTAATCGGTTCAGAGTAGAGAGCAGGTGGTCCGAGGTCGGGCCTGGAGTGGCAGCTTGAGGAGCTGGGCCTCTGTTCCAAGGGTGGTGAGAGACGTGTCAGATTTGGAGCAGAAGAGAGAGTTGACCCGATCCAGAACTTCACGGGCTCCCTTTGGCTGCTCTCTGGCCGAGAACAGAGCATGGGCATGAGTGGGGAGCCTGCCGCAGTAGCCTGAGTGTTGGTGGTAGGGGGCCCGGAGAGGTGGCTGGGGAAGTGAGAgatgcggggcgggggggcgttGTGTCTGCGTGTTTTGTTTTAGATAATTGTTtggttctgagagagagagagagagaaatcaagtgcacaaacaggagaggagcagagagagggagggagagaatcccaagctggagCAGGCTCCTCAGTCTCAGTACTGAGCCCAGTCTCAaatgtgagactgtgacctgagccgaaatcaagagtcggtcacttaactgcctcagccacccaggcacccgttatATCTGTGTTTTAACCAGGATGACCAGATTTTCTGGTGTGAAGGGTgaataagagaaaggatgaaTTGTGGATCACTCTAAGGGTTTTGgtatttgtgttgtgttttgctttATCTGGTAGAATGATGGAGATGCCGTCAACTGAGGTAGGGAAGCTGATAGCACGGGTAATATTCTGTGGTCATATTGGGAGTTAGGCTCTTGTCATGCTTAGCTTAAGTCCCCGTGACTCCTTAGTTGAGACATCAAGTTGGTTGGGGTGTCTAGTTCTGGGGAAGGGTGCTGGGTGAAGAAGTTCAAAAGGTGGTAGCCAGTATGTTGGACGCGGTGGAGTTATGGGTTAAATTTAGGAGGGAGTATCTTCAGGTCATGGCGGCAGTGCAGTTAATAATGAGAAAAGTTGAAACTCCGGGACTGAGGACTGGGTCACAGTGTACCTGTCAGAAAGAAACATGAGTACCTTCTGGACACCCTGTGCAGAGtggcatggggtgggggctggtttgCCCTGTAGCTGTATGTGGGTGGTCCAGAAAGTTGTTAGTGGAAGTGGGAGTCCTagatgggaggaaggggcagaccCAGGAGTGGTGTACGTGTGAGAAGTGTGAAGCGACAGCATTAAGGTGTGTGTGCGAGGCATGGTCTGGAGGATGCTTGGAGACCGGACCAGTGGGAGTTTGGCGCCCTTCCTGCTGGACCCATAGCTTACCCAGGATCCGCCTGCCCGCCTGCCTGCCTGGATCTGCTCTGCACACAGTGCTCAGAGGGGCGTGAGGAGAGCCCAGGCACGAGTGGTGCTAAGGCCTGGTGCCACCTCTGAGTTGAGAACTGGGAGAGAGGGATCGGGTGGTCGTGTGAGTGGATAGACCAGGGAGCCCTCTTGCCTGTGGGCTCAGCTGTCTCCCATCCCGACAGGGCTGTGTGACCTTCGAGGACGTGTTCGTGTACTTCTCCCGGGAGGAATGGGAGCTCCTTGAGGAGGCCCAGAGACTTCTGTACCGcgatgtgatgctggagaacttTGCGCTTGTGGCCTCCCTGGGTAAGTCCCTGTTTTATCTATTGGTATATGGCAAATTGCCCCCCAaatttagtgtcttaaaacaGTAAATCTTCACTGTTTCGGTTTCGATGCATCAGGAATCTGCTCACACTTTCCTGGGTGCTTTTCGCTTAGGATCTCTCCTGAGGCTTCAGTCAGGCAGTCAGCCAGGGCTGTGTTCTCATCCGAAAGCCAGTCTCCGGAAGGATCCACTTACAGGCTCACCCATGTGATTGTTCGCAAGAATCAGTTTCTTGTGGCTTGTTGAACTGTGAGAATCATTTCCTCTCTGGCTGTTAACCTGTGGTTTCCCTCAGTGCTTCGTCCTGTGGGCCTTTCTGTGCCATACCTCATAACGCGGAAGTGAGCGAGTGAACGGGAAGAGATTCCCAGGATGGAATCCAGCCCTGGAAGTGACATGCATTATTATGTCCCTTAGAAATGGGTCAGTCAGTGCAGCCTACGTTCCACGGAAGAGGCTTACACGAGGCAGGAATACCGGGAGGTAGGTGTTCCCAGGGCCATCTTAGAGGCTGCCTTCCAGAGGCCCTCACGTTCACTTGTGTCCCTGGGGTTTGGTTCTCTTGTTTCCTAGAGGCATTTCTTTCTGTCCAGCCAACTCAGTGACTCCCTCCCCTCGTTGGATCCCAGAGTAGGTGCCGTGGGTGCCGGGGCTGGGCCATGTGCAGTGTCCCCTCCCTCGCTGAACGCTTGCAGCACTTTCTGCTCATAGTCTTTCAGGAACAGGTTAGGGGTTCAGGACCTTTGTAGTCTGCTCAACAGATTCAACATGGCTTGTGTACTCCCCGGCCAGATATCTGTCCCTTGGTGTCCCAGGCTCTGCCCTCGCCCTCTAGCTGACATTTCCAGGGGTCTGAGAATGCCAGGAATTACAGGCACTGACACGTCATTGCTCATGAATGTCTCAGGGCTGTTCTGCCAAATCTTCAAGattccatttttaacatttcatttttttctttcttttcttttttttttaagtttatttttatttattttttgagagagcacagagctgatgcgggactcgaactcacaaaccacaagatcatgatctgagctgaaatcaaaagtcagttgaGCTGCCCACGCACccctaacattttcattttcttctttgtgaggTGGGTCTACCTGGGCCACTCATGTACCCGTGTCTCCTTTACAGCTTCACGTTCCAGATCCCATATGGTTGCCCATTGCGAGAGGGGCAGAAGGCCCTGGGTGTCGGCAGGGCCAGCCTGACTCCAGCCCCAGTGAGCGAGGCCCCGCGAGGGCCCTGCAGAGTAGGGGCCAGAGGGGAGCCGTGTTAGTGTGGATTCAGATCCGACTTGCAGCCTACTTTGTGTTCTCCAACATTTTCGTGCCAGGGCTTATAGTACtaccttctttctgcttttctctccccattCCTGGCACTTTTTCCACGTGTCGCTTCTCTTCTGCCTTCATCCCCTGGctgttccctcccttctctgccttccaggtctccctccttctgctctGTCCCCTCGGCCATGCAGTCAGATTTCGTGGGTGCAGAGCTCACCTGGCACCGGCCACCGCAGCCCTGCTCTGTGAGGAGTGCGCCGGAGACCGCTCCTCTGTCCCTCTACTGTGCACCACCATCATGCCTGCccactctctccttcctgtgCCTCGAGGGCCAGGACCGACACCGGGCCCAGCTCTCGTGCCACCGGCAGGCCAGTGCGCTCATGCTTCAGTGCATCACGCACGTGGACGTGATGGGGCCACTGCTGACCGACAAAGTCCATGTGTACCTCACCAGCATCTTTTTGCTTCCAGGTTGTTGGCGTGAAGCAGATGAGGAGACTCCTGAGCAGAGCGTTTCTGTCAGCATCTCGCCGCTCAGGACTCATGAGTCAGATCTGTTCATGCAGAAAGCCCACCCGTGTGACGTGTGCAACCCACTGTTAAAAGACATTTTGCACTTGGCAGAACGGCAGGGATCACATGCCTTGCAGAAGCCATACACACGTGGCCCGCGTGGGAGAGGATTCTTACTCAGTGCAGACTTCTACCAGCCCCAAAAGCGATGTACCGGAGAGGATCTCTTCAGAGGGGATGCTGATGGGGCCTCATACGTCCACGAATCAGGGAGACACTTGACGTGCAGGGAGAAGGCGATGGACTCGCTGGACAGCTCTGGCATCTTCCAGTGCGAGACTGCCGGCCGCGGGATGATTCTGTACAAAAGGACTGAGTTCCTGGACTCTTTCCCACCCGCTTCCAGTCTTGGCCAACAGCGGGGGGACCGTGACAGACTGGTCCTTTTCAGCGATAGCGAGAAAGCCTTCCTGAACACCTTCACTCTCCTCAGCAACCAGACAAGTCAGATGGAAGCAGGACCCTTTAGATGCGCCCCATGTGGAAATATGTCCAAGGAGAAATCAGCTCTTCTTAATCCCAGAAAAATTCACAGCGGAGAAGCATCACATGTGTGTAAAGAGTGTGGAAAGGCCTTCATTCACCTGTCTCACCTAAAAATGCATCAGAAATGTCACACTGGGAAAAGACATTACACATGCAGCGAATGTGGGAAGGCATTCAGCCGCAAGGACACCCTTGTTCAGCACCAGAGAGTCCACACTGGAGAAAGGTCCTATGACTGCAGTGAGTGTGGGAAGGCCTATAGCAGGAGTTCCCACCTTGTTCAGCACCAGAGAATTCACACCGGAGAAAGACCTTACAAGTGCAGtgagtgtgggaaagccttcagccGTAAAGACACGCTTGTGCAGCATCAGAGATTTCACACTGGCGAGAGGCCGTACGAGTGCAGTGAGTGTGGGAAGTTCTTCAGCCAAAGCTCCCACCTTATCGAGCACTGGAGAATTCACACTGGGGCACGGCCTTATGAATGCATTGAATGTGGAAAGTTTTTTAGCCATAACTCAAGCCTCATTAAACATCGGAGAGTCCACACGGGAGCAAGGTCTTATGTGTGCAGCAAATGTGGGAAAGCTTTCAGCTGCAAAGACACACTGGTCCAGCACCAGATCATTCACACCGGAGCCAGGCCTTACGAGTGCAGtgagtgtgggaaagccttcagccGTAAAGACACACTTGTGCAGCACCAGAAAATCCACACCGGAGAAAGGCCTTATGAGTGTGGTGAATGTGGGAAATTTTTTAGCCATAGCTCCAACCTCATTGTACACCAGAGAATCCACACTGGAGCAAAGCCTTACGAGTGCACAGAATGTGGGAAATGCTTTAGCCACAATTCCAGCCTCATTCTGCACCAGAGAGTTCACACCGGAGCAAGGCCTTATGTGTGCAGCGAGTGTGGGAAGGCCTACATCAGCAGCTCCCACCTTGTTCAGCACAAGAAAGTCCACACTGGAGCCAGACCTTACgaatgcagtgaatgtgggaaattCTTTAGCCGGAATTCTAGCCTCATTCTGCACCAGAGggttcacactggagaaaagccTTACGTGTGCAGCGAATGCGGGAAAGCCTACAGCAGGAGTTCCCATCTTGTCCGTCACCAGAGAGTTCACACTAGAGGAAAGGTTCACCCTCACGGATGCAACAGTTTCAGTGGCCCTTTAGCTACACCTCTTAAACTTGTTTAGCACTAGAAAGTTCACACTAGAGAAAGGCCTTATGAATGCAGAAAATGTGCTGTCCTCTTGTTCAACCTGAGAGGACGCCCACCAGAGAAAATCTCTGTGAGTACCCTTTGTGAGGGAACCCTCAGCCGTCATCCGTACGTGTGTCGTGGGGACATTCCCGATGAGCACCATGTTGATGGGAAGCTTTTGTGAAGTATCCTGCACTTTCTAAACTACCCAGGGCTCCTGACAGAGTTATGTCACTGCCAGTGCCTGCGGCAGAAGCCATCTCTGCTACCAACTGTCAAGGTCCCACAGTGAGTGTCAGTCACTCTCATATGCTCAGGGAAGGCAGATCCCTGTGCTCGCTCTCCTGTTTCCTGGAGGGAATCACGAGTGTTCTGAGCCCCGTGAGGCCCTCGCTTCCTCCCCCATGACTGG
Protein-coding sequences here:
- the ZNF304 gene encoding zinc finger protein 304 isoform X1 codes for the protein MEAAARTDGARGCVTFEDVFVYFSREEWELLEEAQRLLYRDVMLENFALVASLGCWREADEETPEQSVSVSISPLRTHESDLFMQKAHPCDVCNPLLKDILHLAERQGSHALQKPYTRGPRGRGFLLSADFYQPQKRCTGEDLFRGDADGASYVHESGRHLTCREKAMDSLDSSGIFQCETAGRGMILYKRTEFLDSFPPASSLGQQRGDRDRLVLFSDSEKAFLNTFTLLSNQTSQMEAGPFRCAPCGNMSKEKSALLNPRKIHSGEASHVCKECGKAFIHLSHLKMHQKCHTGKRHYTCSECGKAFSRKDTLVQHQRVHTGERSYDCSECGKAYSRSSHLVQHQRIHTGERPYKCSECGKAFSRKDTLVQHQRFHTGERPYECSECGKFFSQSSHLIEHWRIHTGARPYECIECGKFFSHNSSLIKHRRVHTGARSYVCSKCGKAFSCKDTLVQHQIIHTGARPYECSECGKAFSRKDTLVQHQKIHTGERPYECGECGKFFSHSSNLIVHQRIHTGAKPYECTECGKCFSHNSSLILHQRVHTGARPYVCSECGKAYISSSHLVQHKKVHTGARPYECSECGKFFSRNSSLILHQRVHTGEKPYVCSECGKAYSRSSHLVRHQRVHTRGKVHPHGCNSFSGPLATPLKLV
- the ZNF304 gene encoding zinc finger protein 304 isoform X2; the encoded protein is MLENFALVASLGCWREADEETPEQSVSVSISPLRTHESDLFMQKAHPCDVCNPLLKDILHLAERQGSHALQKPYTRGPRGRGFLLSADFYQPQKRCTGEDLFRGDADGASYVHESGRHLTCREKAMDSLDSSGIFQCETAGRGMILYKRTEFLDSFPPASSLGQQRGDRDRLVLFSDSEKAFLNTFTLLSNQTSQMEAGPFRCAPCGNMSKEKSALLNPRKIHSGEASHVCKECGKAFIHLSHLKMHQKCHTGKRHYTCSECGKAFSRKDTLVQHQRVHTGERSYDCSECGKAYSRSSHLVQHQRIHTGERPYKCSECGKAFSRKDTLVQHQRFHTGERPYECSECGKFFSQSSHLIEHWRIHTGARPYECIECGKFFSHNSSLIKHRRVHTGARSYVCSKCGKAFSCKDTLVQHQIIHTGARPYECSECGKAFSRKDTLVQHQKIHTGERPYECGECGKFFSHSSNLIVHQRIHTGAKPYECTECGKCFSHNSSLILHQRVHTGARPYVCSECGKAYISSSHLVQHKKVHTGARPYECSECGKFFSRNSSLILHQRVHTGEKPYVCSECGKAYSRSSHLVRHQRVHTRGKVHPHGCNSFSGPLATPLKLV